One part of the Anaerotruncus rubiinfantis genome encodes these proteins:
- the rlmB gene encoding 23S rRNA (guanosine(2251)-2'-O)-methyltransferase RlmB, whose product MGNSNPKQDLTDDLTVVGRNAVVELLKGGRQVECVYICDDTPARGQPISRIVAMAKDAGVPVKKVDAKKLDNLSNGLSHQGVVARAAAYQYSTLSDIFAKAGDEAPFIIIADAIEDPHNLGAIIRTAEAAGAHGIVIPKRGSVGLTAIVGRTSAGAVEHLPVARVTNLVSAIKELKERGVWVYGADMNGARWETVDLTGPLALVIGSEGFGISRLVRENCDGILSLPMCGKINSLNASVAAGILMYEAVRQRTR is encoded by the coding sequence ATGGGAAATTCCAACCCCAAGCAGGACCTGACGGACGATTTGACCGTCGTCGGGCGCAACGCGGTCGTTGAGCTGCTCAAGGGAGGCAGGCAGGTGGAGTGCGTCTATATCTGCGACGATACGCCTGCCAGGGGCCAGCCGATCTCACGGATCGTCGCAATGGCAAAGGACGCCGGCGTACCGGTCAAAAAGGTGGACGCGAAAAAGCTCGACAACCTTTCAAACGGGCTCAGCCATCAGGGTGTGGTCGCGCGCGCGGCCGCTTACCAATACAGCACCCTTTCGGATATCTTTGCGAAAGCGGGGGACGAAGCGCCCTTCATCATCATTGCGGATGCGATCGAGGACCCGCACAACCTCGGCGCGATCATCCGCACCGCTGAAGCGGCCGGGGCGCATGGAATTGTGATCCCCAAGCGCGGCAGCGTCGGTCTCACAGCAATTGTCGGCCGTACCAGCGCCGGCGCGGTTGAACACCTGCCGGTGGCGCGGGTTACCAACCTGGTCAGCGCCATTAAGGAGCTCAAGGAACGCGGCGTCTGGGTTTACGGCGCGGATATGAACGGCGCGCGCTGGGAGACAGTCGACCTGACCGGCCCGCTCGCGCTGGTGATCGGTTCGGAGGGGTTCGGCATCTCGCGGCTGGTGCGGGAGAACTGCGACGGGATCCTCTCGCTGCCGATGTGCGGGAAAATCAATTCGCTCAACGCTTCGGTGGCGGCGGGCATCCTCATGTATGAGGCGGTCCGCCAGCGCACCCGATGA
- a CDS encoding PucR family transcriptional regulator, which translates to MSNRLFQGIVHQMRDCIDRVIGVVDDSATIISCSDLTKIGETSDFFTFDAGDMNEVFVRDGYTYKPFGNKMKPEFAVFVEGVDEPAAKYCNLLAISLASIKQYYDEKYDRNNFIKNVILDNILPGDIYVKARELHFNTDSTRVVLLIRIVASNDISAFDVIQNLFPDKQKDFVFNISESDIVLVKETKPGIESKDLEKLARSIVDTLGSEFYTKVVVGIGTSIVGVKDLARSFKEAQVALEVGKVFDTEKAIVSYDNLGIARLIYQLPTTLCDMFLREVFKKGSIESLDHETLFTIQKFFENNLNVSETSRKLFVHRNTLVYRLEKIKKLTGLDLREFDHAIIFKVALMVKKYLTANPVKY; encoded by the coding sequence ATGTCAAACAGGCTTTTCCAGGGAATCGTTCATCAGATGCGGGATTGTATCGACCGTGTGATTGGCGTTGTGGACGACAGCGCCACGATCATTTCGTGCAGCGATCTGACCAAGATTGGGGAAACCAGCGACTTCTTTACGTTTGATGCCGGCGATATGAACGAGGTTTTTGTGCGGGACGGTTATACCTACAAACCGTTCGGCAACAAAATGAAACCTGAATTTGCCGTATTTGTCGAAGGCGTGGACGAACCCGCGGCGAAATACTGCAACCTGCTGGCGATCTCGCTTGCTTCCATCAAACAGTATTACGACGAGAAGTATGACCGCAACAATTTCATCAAGAACGTGATCCTGGACAATATCCTGCCCGGCGACATCTATGTCAAGGCCCGTGAACTGCATTTCAACACCGACTCGACCCGCGTTGTGCTGCTCATCCGGATCGTTGCCAGCAACGACATCTCCGCCTTTGACGTGATCCAGAACCTCTTCCCGGACAAGCAGAAGGATTTTGTTTTCAATATCTCTGAAAGCGACATCGTGCTGGTCAAAGAGACAAAACCCGGCATTGAGTCGAAAGACCTCGAAAAACTTGCCCGCTCGATCGTCGATACGCTCGGCAGCGAGTTTTACACCAAGGTGGTCGTGGGCATCGGCACCTCGATTGTCGGGGTGAAGGATCTTGCGCGCTCCTTTAAAGAGGCGCAGGTGGCGCTGGAGGTCGGCAAGGTGTTTGATACCGAAAAGGCGATCGTCAGCTATGACAACCTTGGCATCGCGCGGCTCATCTATCAGCTGCCGACCACCCTGTGCGACATGTTCCTGCGGGAGGTGTTCAAGAAGGGCTCGATCGAAAGCCTCGATCATGAGACACTCTTCACCATCCAGAAGTTTTTCGAGAACAACCTCAACGTTTCCGAAACCTCCCGCAAGCTTTTCGTCCACCGCAACACGCTCGTTTACCGGCTTGAGAAGATCAAGAAACTCACCGGCCTCGATCTGCGTGAATTCGACCATGCGATCATCTTCAAGGTGGCGCTGATGGTGAAAAAATACCTCACAGCCAACCCTGTCAAATATTGA
- a CDS encoding elongation factor G, whose translation MRQYLAGKIRNVAIAGHGGSGKTSLAEALLFKAGATDRLGKTADGNTVCDFDPEEVKRKVSVSSAVAPFAWGSVKINLIDTPGLFDFAAGFYEGVRAAESVLICVSARAGVSVGTEKAYKLAQTMGKSKLFFVNEMDTENADFYKALEELKAAFGPSVCPIVVPVVENHKVQCYINLVDNKAYKYNEKGEPSEVAMPDTGHRLEGLTAAISEAVAETDEELFEKYFSGEQFTRDEIIKGIHAGVHSGTIAPVLCGSAMTLEGIDMLLDSLVDHLPSAWEAGAETAVGADGEEIEIPCTDEAPLAAYIFKTVADPFVGKLSYFKVVSGKLSNELIPVNARTGEPERLGKLIYMTGKKQEETAFISAGDIGAVTKLSASVTGDTLCDPKKVVSFKGTAFPKPCLSMAVKVKNKGDEGKVAQAMARLIEEDPTISFEQNKETKEQVISGLGEQHIDVIVSKLKAKFGVDINLSKPRVAYRETIRKPVKVQGKHKKQSGGHGQYGDVWIEFSPCDSEGLLFEENVFGGSVPKNFFPAVEKGLQDCVKHGILAGYPMVGLKAVLVDGSYHPVDSSEMAFKMAASIAYKTAMPQASPALLEPIGNLKVYVPDSNTGDMISELNKRRGRVLGMNPADDGLQMIEGEVPMSEMGDFATVLRSTTQGRGYFSFDFERYELLPSNLEAAVIEEAKELSEAE comes from the coding sequence ATGAGACAATACTTGGCTGGCAAGATCAGAAACGTGGCGATTGCAGGACACGGCGGCAGCGGCAAAACCTCGCTGGCGGAGGCATTGCTGTTCAAGGCAGGCGCTACCGACCGTTTGGGCAAAACCGCCGACGGCAACACGGTCTGCGACTTCGACCCCGAGGAAGTCAAGCGCAAGGTTTCTGTCTCAAGCGCGGTCGCCCCTTTCGCCTGGGGCAGCGTGAAAATCAACCTGATCGACACCCCCGGACTGTTTGACTTCGCGGCCGGGTTCTATGAGGGGGTGCGCGCGGCGGAGAGCGTGCTGATCTGTGTTTCCGCGCGCGCCGGCGTGAGCGTCGGCACCGAGAAGGCCTATAAGCTCGCGCAGACAATGGGCAAGTCGAAACTCTTCTTTGTCAATGAGATGGATACGGAAAATGCCGATTTCTATAAAGCCCTTGAGGAGCTGAAAGCCGCCTTTGGCCCGTCGGTCTGCCCGATCGTGGTGCCGGTGGTTGAAAACCACAAGGTGCAGTGCTACATCAACCTCGTGGATAACAAGGCCTACAAATATAACGAGAAGGGCGAGCCCTCCGAGGTCGCGATGCCGGACACCGGACACCGTCTGGAAGGACTGACCGCCGCGATTTCCGAAGCGGTCGCCGAAACCGATGAGGAGCTCTTCGAGAAGTACTTCTCGGGCGAACAGTTCACCCGTGACGAGATCATCAAGGGCATCCATGCCGGCGTGCACAGCGGCACCATCGCGCCGGTGCTCTGCGGCTCCGCGATGACCCTCGAGGGCATCGACATGTTGCTCGACAGCCTGGTCGACCACCTGCCTTCCGCGTGGGAAGCGGGCGCCGAAACGGCGGTCGGCGCGGACGGTGAAGAAATTGAGATTCCCTGCACCGACGAGGCTCCGCTGGCCGCTTATATCTTCAAGACGGTCGCCGACCCGTTTGTTGGAAAACTGTCCTATTTCAAGGTCGTCTCCGGCAAGCTTTCGAACGAGCTGATTCCGGTCAACGCCCGCACCGGCGAACCGGAACGCCTGGGCAAGCTGATCTATATGACCGGCAAAAAGCAGGAGGAGACCGCGTTCATTTCGGCGGGCGATATCGGCGCGGTGACCAAGCTTTCCGCTTCGGTCACAGGGGATACCCTCTGCGACCCGAAGAAGGTCGTTTCATTCAAGGGTACCGCTTTCCCGAAACCATGCCTTTCGATGGCCGTCAAGGTCAAGAACAAGGGCGACGAGGGCAAGGTCGCGCAGGCGATGGCCCGCCTCATCGAAGAGGATCCGACCATCAGCTTTGAGCAGAACAAGGAAACGAAGGAGCAGGTCATTTCCGGCCTCGGCGAGCAGCACATCGATGTGATTGTGTCGAAGCTGAAAGCCAAATTCGGCGTGGATATCAACCTGTCCAAGCCGCGCGTTGCGTATCGTGAAACGATCCGCAAACCGGTCAAGGTGCAGGGCAAGCATAAGAAGCAGTCGGGCGGCCACGGCCAGTACGGCGATGTGTGGATCGAGTTTTCTCCCTGCGACAGCGAAGGGCTCCTTTTTGAGGAGAACGTCTTCGGCGGCTCGGTTCCGAAAAACTTCTTCCCGGCGGTGGAAAAGGGCCTGCAGGACTGCGTCAAGCACGGCATTCTGGCAGGTTATCCGATGGTCGGCTTGAAAGCTGTTCTGGTCGACGGCAGCTACCATCCGGTCGATTCGTCTGAAATGGCGTTCAAGATGGCGGCCTCGATCGCCTACAAGACCGCCATGCCGCAGGCTTCTCCGGCGCTGCTTGAACCGATCGGAAACCTGAAGGTCTATGTCCCGGATTCCAACACCGGCGACATGATCTCCGAGCTCAACAAACGCCGCGGCCGCGTGCTGGGCATGAACCCGGCGGATGACGGCCTGCAGATGATCGAAGGCGAAGTCCCGATGAGCGAGATGGGCGATTTTGCAACCGTCCTGCGTTCGACCACCCAGGGCAGGGGTTACTTCTCCTTTGATTTCGAGCGTTACGAGCTGCTGCCCTCAAACCTGGAAGCAGCGGTCATCGAGGAAGCCAAAGAGCTGAGTGAAGCCGAATAA
- a CDS encoding DNA-3-methyladenine glycosylase family protein: protein MTQITANFSNSLCERPLAIDGISDFDLAETLDCGQAFRWNPAPDGSFTGVAAGRACRVARRGNELLLYGVPQEDYDRFWFSYFDLGRNYRQIKQELSADPVLARAVAYAPGIRVLNQDPWEALASFIISQNNNVKRIKGIIERLCALCGEPIEGGFYAFPTPEALAARTPEDLAPVRAGFRARYLIDAAQKAVSRQIDLAALRTLPLPEAREMLMRITGVGVKVAECALLFGCGRVECFPVDVWIGRVMRQLFPDGLPACAAGYEGIAQQYLFHYARTSGML, encoded by the coding sequence ATGACTCAAATCACTGCAAATTTTTCCAATTCCTTATGCGAACGCCCGCTTGCAATCGACGGCATTTCCGATTTTGACCTTGCAGAGACGCTCGACTGCGGACAGGCGTTCCGCTGGAATCCCGCTCCGGACGGGAGCTTCACCGGTGTCGCCGCAGGCCGGGCCTGCCGTGTTGCCCGCCGGGGAAACGAGCTGCTGCTCTACGGCGTACCGCAGGAAGATTATGACCGGTTCTGGTTTTCCTATTTCGATCTCGGGCGAAATTATCGTCAAATTAAACAAGAGCTCTCAGCTGATCCGGTGCTGGCCCGCGCCGTGGCCTATGCGCCGGGTATCCGCGTGCTCAACCAGGACCCGTGGGAGGCGCTCGCCTCATTCATCATCAGCCAGAACAACAATGTAAAACGCATCAAAGGGATTATCGAACGGCTCTGCGCGCTCTGCGGCGAACCGATCGAAGGCGGTTTCTACGCCTTCCCCACCCCCGAGGCGCTCGCCGCCCGCACGCCGGAGGACCTCGCGCCGGTACGCGCCGGCTTTCGCGCGCGCTACCTGATTGACGCCGCGCAGAAGGCCGTCTCCCGTCAGATCGATTTGGCCGCGCTGCGAACCCTCCCGCTTCCCGAGGCGCGCGAAATGCTCATGCGGATCACCGGCGTGGGCGTGAAGGTCGCCGAATGCGCGCTGCTTTTTGGCTGCGGACGGGTGGAGTGTTTCCCGGTCGACGTGTGGATCGGCCGGGTGATGCGGCAGCTTTTTCCAGATGGGCTCCCCGCCTGCGCCGCAGGATATGAAGGCATCGCACAGCAGTACCTTTTCCACTATGCGCGCACCTCCGGGATGCTATAA
- a CDS encoding pseudouridine synthase, whose translation MAFQKGLERLDKAIAAQTKLSRKDVHRLFSRGQILVNGQSVRSFDSRVDLENDEVLLEGKPLRLKRYSYLMMNKPAGVVCAVSDAALPTVIDLLPDELRRSGLFPAGRLDKDTTGFVLITNDGDFAHRILSPKSHVPKTYLARLDKPAPEGLVQAFAKGVTLPPERGEQRGSAPEKRRETRCLPAQLSFVGEDRTAARVVIRQGVYHQVKRMFSAFGLTVTSLRREKIGGLALDPGLEPGKCRELSKIEVESIEG comes from the coding sequence ATGGCGTTTCAAAAAGGGCTGGAACGGCTCGATAAGGCGATCGCGGCGCAGACAAAGCTCTCACGTAAGGATGTGCACCGGCTTTTCAGCCGCGGGCAGATCCTGGTGAACGGGCAGTCGGTACGCAGCTTTGACAGCAGGGTGGATCTCGAAAACGACGAGGTGCTGCTGGAGGGGAAGCCGCTGCGGTTAAAACGGTACAGTTATCTCATGATGAATAAGCCGGCCGGGGTCGTGTGCGCGGTGAGCGACGCGGCCCTGCCGACTGTGATCGATCTTCTGCCGGACGAACTGCGCCGATCCGGACTTTTTCCAGCGGGGCGGCTCGACAAGGATACGACCGGCTTTGTGCTGATCACCAACGACGGCGACTTTGCCCACAGGATTCTGTCCCCGAAAAGCCATGTGCCGAAAACCTATCTTGCCCGATTGGACAAGCCCGCGCCGGAAGGACTCGTACAGGCGTTCGCAAAAGGGGTGACGCTGCCGCCTGAACGCGGCGAACAGCGCGGGAGCGCGCCGGAAAAGCGCCGGGAAACCCGCTGCCTGCCCGCGCAGCTTTCTTTTGTGGGCGAGGACCGGACAGCGGCGCGGGTGGTGATACGGCAGGGGGTTTATCACCAGGTAAAGCGGATGTTTTCGGCGTTTGGGCTTACGGTTACTTCGCTGCGACGGGAAAAGATCGGCGGGCTCGCGCTTGATCCGGGACTGGAGCCTGGGAAATGCAGGGAATTAAGTAAAATTGAGGTAGAATCAATTGAGGGGTGA
- a CDS encoding SpoIIE family protein phosphatase: MDNLVSYEKKVTIMQNSVRPGGIALMERARQSLRAHRMGAAYLGYILVGFVSANAFVLGGLAPFGVAFASAAKAKYAAAATLGAALGYLLSFDVMGNIKYVIAMLLVFLIRWGLSTSSLTKWTRVSRQLICAVSLGTPSLAITFVTGGSVYDAVLGISEVMLACCASYFFSRTIEAFDLGIDNLKQTDITSILITFCIIILALINLTVFGLSIGRVLAVTVILLAAQFAREAGGAIAGVAAGVAAGILGGSHSFLMGTYGFGGLLAGVFAPLGRLASAGAFILVNLFALLASRAFAGQNLLVEIFIAGVIVMLIPPRLVQSFLHRAPQGEAVAGETYKALLANRIGYVSQALREVADTTRQVNEKLSGLVSGDVSSVYQCAADQICRDCARKTTCWQLKYTDTCNIFNDMITILRRKGAVTLGDYPEYFSAACQHLPELNGRINQLFCEFAARESMRRKVAQVRGVVTDQFEGMALMIDSMGRELDGLATQDNATAGKVREYMHTMKVFPDRVSCVVDGEANMTLEMTIPVYKLTRLDMTELTLTLSDICGRDFDLPSQRGHAVQTLTTLVFTEKATYTVKWGATQLGNSSSRLCGDSYSYVDSRTGHVNLILSDGMGSGGAAAVDSTMTAELLKRLIEAGVSLDAALKLVNSALLVKSGDESLATIDITGIDLYTGKVEFYKAGAAPTFLRKSGKGGYVESSSLPVGILGGVSFERNAITLRDGDWIVMVSDGAVASGYEWIISDIEHFEGDDPKELSERLAAAAKCRRSDGHEDDITVIAALLERGI, encoded by the coding sequence ATGGATAACCTAGTATCCTATGAGAAAAAGGTGACAATTATGCAAAACAGCGTAAGACCCGGCGGGATCGCCCTGATGGAACGTGCGCGCCAATCGCTGCGCGCGCACCGGATGGGTGCGGCGTATCTGGGCTATATCCTCGTCGGGTTCGTATCCGCGAATGCGTTTGTGCTGGGGGGCCTCGCGCCGTTCGGAGTGGCTTTCGCGTCGGCCGCGAAAGCCAAATATGCCGCCGCCGCGACGCTTGGCGCGGCGCTCGGATACTTGCTCTCATTCGACGTGATGGGCAATATCAAATATGTGATCGCCATGCTGCTGGTATTCCTTATCCGGTGGGGGCTTTCCACCTCCAGCCTCACCAAATGGACAAGGGTCTCCCGCCAGCTCATCTGCGCGGTGTCGCTTGGGACGCCCTCGCTCGCGATCACCTTTGTGACCGGCGGCAGCGTCTACGACGCGGTGCTTGGGATTTCCGAAGTGATGCTTGCCTGCTGTGCCTCATACTTTTTTTCCCGCACCATCGAAGCGTTTGACCTTGGCATTGACAACCTCAAGCAGACGGATATCACCTCCATCCTGATCACCTTCTGCATCATCATCCTCGCGCTCATCAACCTGACCGTCTTTGGCCTTTCAATCGGCAGGGTCCTCGCCGTCACAGTGATCCTGCTCGCCGCGCAGTTCGCCCGGGAAGCGGGCGGAGCAATCGCCGGAGTCGCCGCCGGGGTGGCTGCCGGGATCCTTGGCGGCAGCCACTCCTTCCTGATGGGCACCTATGGCTTTGGCGGACTGCTTGCCGGCGTGTTTGCGCCGCTTGGACGGCTGGCTTCGGCGGGGGCGTTCATCCTTGTAAACCTTTTCGCACTGCTTGCTTCCCGCGCGTTTGCGGGGCAGAATCTGCTCGTCGAAATCTTCATCGCCGGCGTTATCGTCATGCTGATTCCGCCGCGTCTGGTGCAGTCTTTCCTGCATCGTGCGCCGCAGGGCGAGGCGGTCGCGGGGGAAACCTACAAGGCGCTGCTCGCCAACCGGATCGGTTATGTTTCCCAGGCGCTGCGGGAGGTGGCCGATACCACCCGGCAGGTAAATGAGAAGCTTTCCGGGCTGGTGAGCGGCGACGTTTCCTCGGTTTACCAGTGCGCTGCGGATCAGATCTGCCGGGACTGCGCGCGAAAAACCACCTGCTGGCAGTTAAAATATACCGATACCTGCAATATCTTTAACGATATGATCACAATCCTGCGGCGCAAAGGCGCAGTCACGCTGGGGGACTATCCGGAATATTTTTCCGCCGCCTGCCAGCATCTGCCCGAACTCAACGGCAGGATCAACCAGCTGTTCTGTGAGTTTGCAGCGCGGGAAAGCATGCGGCGCAAGGTGGCGCAGGTGCGCGGAGTAGTCACCGATCAGTTTGAAGGCATGGCGCTGATGATCGATTCAATGGGCCGTGAGCTTGACGGGCTGGCCACCCAGGACAATGCAACCGCCGGGAAGGTGCGGGAATATATGCATACCATGAAGGTTTTTCCGGACAGGGTCTCCTGCGTGGTGGACGGGGAGGCCAACATGACGCTTGAGATGACCATTCCGGTCTACAAGCTCACACGGCTTGATATGACCGAGCTCACGCTGACCCTTTCAGATATCTGCGGGCGGGATTTTGACCTGCCTTCCCAGCGCGGGCATGCCGTGCAGACACTGACTACGCTGGTGTTTACCGAAAAGGCGACCTATACGGTGAAGTGGGGCGCGACTCAGCTCGGGAACAGCAGTTCACGGCTCTGCGGGGACAGCTACAGCTATGTGGACAGCCGTACAGGCCATGTGAACCTGATCCTTTCGGACGGGATGGGCAGCGGGGGAGCGGCGGCGGTCGATTCGACCATGACCGCCGAACTTCTGAAGCGGCTGATTGAGGCGGGCGTAAGCCTCGACGCGGCGCTCAAACTGGTCAATTCCGCGCTGCTTGTGAAGTCCGGGGACGAATCGCTTGCCACCATCGATATCACCGGAATCGATCTCTACACCGGCAAAGTGGAATTCTACAAAGCGGGCGCGGCGCCGACCTTCCTGCGAAAATCCGGTAAAGGCGGCTATGTGGAGTCGAGCTCGCTGCCGGTTGGTATCCTGGGGGGCGTTAGCTTTGAACGAAACGCGATCACCCTGCGGGACGGCGATTGGATCGTCATGGTTTCGGACGGCGCGGTCGCAAGCGGCTACGAGTGGATCATATCAGATATCGAGCACTTTGAGGGCGACGACCCGAAAGAGCTTTCTGAACGGCTTGCCGCCGCGGCCAAATGCCGCCGCAGCGACGGGCATGAGGACGATATCACGGTGATCGCCGCCCTGCTCGAACGGGGGATCTGA
- the ftsX gene encoding permease-like cell division protein FtsX, protein MSSFWYLIKEGFRNIVANRLMSFASIGTLVACMLLIGSSLLFSMNVNQIIGYVSEQNEIEVELADDIEEDELPDIDKQISLIDNVYDRMYISKDALLKEQQAKSEDLAELLAPFEEIGENPLYNSYRLKIKDPSQLASTVMKLESIPGVTAVRAQTEVAEIVTSIKHAVATGGFFIVAILIVVSLVIIANTIKVTVFNRRKEINIMKYVGATDSFIRLPFFIEGFMLGLMSALIAFGLLWLGYNQVLDIISQNQSTWILQAYQNMIPFPDMALRLFTWFACGGIGIGVFGSMFFVSKYLKV, encoded by the coding sequence ATGAGCAGTTTTTGGTACCTGATTAAGGAAGGCTTCCGCAACATCGTCGCCAACCGGCTGATGTCGTTCGCTTCGATCGGCACGCTGGTGGCGTGTATGCTGCTCATCGGCAGTTCGCTGCTCTTTTCGATGAACGTCAACCAGATCATCGGTTATGTTTCGGAGCAAAACGAGATTGAGGTCGAGCTGGCGGATGACATTGAAGAGGACGAGCTGCCGGATATCGATAAGCAGATTTCGCTGATCGACAACGTCTACGACCGGATGTATATCAGCAAGGATGCGCTTTTAAAGGAACAGCAGGCCAAGTCGGAAGATCTGGCGGAGCTGCTCGCGCCGTTCGAGGAGATCGGGGAGAACCCGCTCTACAACTCCTACCGTCTGAAAATCAAAGATCCGAGCCAGCTTGCCTCCACCGTGATGAAGCTCGAAAGCATCCCGGGCGTGACGGCGGTGCGCGCCCAGACCGAGGTGGCGGAGATCGTCACCAGCATCAAGCATGCGGTGGCGACCGGCGGTTTTTTCATTGTGGCAATCCTGATTGTAGTTTCGCTGGTGATCATCGCGAACACCATCAAAGTGACCGTATTCAATCGCCGCAAGGAAATCAATATCATGAAATATGTCGGCGCGACCGATTCGTTCATCCGCCTGCCGTTCTTTATTGAAGGGTTCATGCTGGGGCTTATGTCGGCGCTCATCGCGTTCGGGCTTCTGTGGCTCGGATACAACCAGGTGCTCGACATCATCTCCCAGAACCAGAGCACCTGGATTTTGCAGGCGTATCAGAATATGATTCCCTTCCCGGACATGGCGCTGAGGCTGTTCACATGGTTTGCCTGCGGCGGCATCGGGATCGGCGTATTTGGAAGCATGTTCTTCGTGAGCAAATATTTGAAGGTATAA
- the ftsE gene encoding cell division ATP-binding protein FtsE: MIEFVNVSKVYKTGTHALNNFNVSIDRGEFVFVVGPSGAGKSTFIKLLMREEKPSSGEIYVNGQNLVKMKRRKVPHFRRTLGVVFQDFRLIPTMNVYDNVAFALRVTNVSAKEIRSRVPYILGLVGLAGKAKSLPEHLSGGEQQRVALARALVNNPSLIIADEPTGNIDPDLSFEIVDLLSEINKCGTTVVMVTHEHSLVSEFNHRVICIDEGTVVSDDGNGRFYSE; encoded by the coding sequence GTGATCGAATTTGTCAACGTCTCGAAAGTCTATAAGACAGGGACGCATGCGCTCAACAACTTCAATGTGAGTATTGACAGAGGGGAATTCGTATTTGTCGTCGGGCCGTCCGGCGCGGGAAAGAGCACATTTATCAAGCTGCTCATGCGCGAGGAGAAGCCCTCGTCGGGGGAAATTTATGTAAACGGGCAGAATCTGGTGAAGATGAAACGCCGCAAGGTGCCGCATTTCCGGCGTACGCTGGGCGTCGTTTTCCAGGATTTTCGCCTGATCCCGACCATGAATGTCTATGACAACGTCGCGTTCGCGCTGCGGGTGACCAATGTCTCCGCAAAGGAGATCCGCAGCCGGGTGCCGTACATATTGGGGCTTGTCGGCCTCGCGGGCAAGGCGAAAAGCCTGCCCGAACACCTTTCCGGCGGCGAACAGCAGCGCGTCGCGCTTGCGCGCGCGCTGGTGAATAATCCTTCGCTCATCATCGCGGACGAGCCCACCGGGAACATCGACCCGGACCTCTCGTTCGAGATCGTCGACCTGCTCAGTGAAATCAACAAATGCGGGACGACGGTCGTTATGGTCACCCATGAGCATTCGCTGGTCAGCGAATTCAACCACCGAGTCATCTGCATCGACGAAGGGACGGTCGTTTCGGATGACGGGAACGGGAGGTTTTACAGCGAATGA
- a CDS encoding DUF4830 domain-containing protein — protein sequence MFTITWRVTKRQVAAAAAVLVLAFAGGVWLRSALSETDGKAAQAPAPSEIKVEKAAGKTNEQRITFLESFGWQVEPEEEEILEVKIPKELDEVYEKYNEIQKSQGCDLTKYGGKRCKRYTYIVLNYPDQPENVRANIVTYNGKIIGGDVCSVELDGFMHGFAPEGD from the coding sequence ATGTTTACAATTACCTGGAGAGTGACCAAACGGCAGGTGGCAGCGGCGGCAGCGGTACTGGTGCTGGCGTTCGCGGGAGGAGTCTGGCTGCGCTCGGCCCTTTCCGAAACGGACGGAAAAGCGGCGCAGGCGCCCGCGCCGTCTGAGATCAAGGTAGAAAAGGCAGCCGGAAAAACCAACGAACAGCGGATTACATTCCTTGAGTCGTTCGGCTGGCAGGTCGAGCCGGAAGAGGAGGAAATCCTCGAGGTGAAGATCCCGAAGGAACTTGACGAGGTCTACGAGAAGTACAATGAAATCCAGAAGTCCCAGGGCTGCGACCTGACCAAGTACGGCGGCAAACGCTGCAAGCGTTACACCTATATCGTGCTGAACTATCCGGACCAGCCGGAAAATGTGCGCGCCAACATTGTGACCTACAATGGCAAAATTATTGGCGGGGATGTCTGCTCGGTTGAACTGGACGGCTTCATGCACGGATTTGCGCCCGAAGGCGATTGA